In Paludisphaera rhizosphaerae, a single window of DNA contains:
- the cas1c gene encoding type I-C CRISPR-associated endonuclease Cas1c translates to MKTHLNTLYVTTQGSYLAKQGLTVQVRIDGKPRAQLPLHNLEGIVCFGRVGCSPALMGACADQGVAISFLTERGRYLASVRGASHGNVLVRRRQYRLADDPSTALDVARRIVLSKVANSRSVLLRAARDAEGAANRVAELQAAANRLSASVHELRGATSLDSIRGLEGEAATHYFGAFNALLSNAPASDTFRFTRRSRRPPLDPINALISFLYTLLLHDARSACEAVGLDPCVGFLHADRPGKPSLALDLMEELRAYVADRLAYSLINRRQVSADGFKLLDNGAIEMTDATRKAVLVAYQERKRDPLTHPFLAEKTVVGMLPHLQALLLVRWIRGDLDAYPPFLWKG, encoded by the coding sequence ATGAAGACCCACCTCAACACTCTGTACGTCACGACCCAGGGCTCGTACCTCGCCAAGCAAGGGCTGACGGTGCAGGTCCGGATCGACGGCAAGCCCCGGGCCCAACTTCCGCTGCACAACCTTGAGGGGATCGTCTGCTTCGGCCGCGTCGGCTGCTCGCCCGCGCTGATGGGCGCCTGCGCCGATCAGGGGGTCGCGATCTCATTCCTCACGGAACGGGGCCGTTACCTGGCGTCGGTACGCGGAGCCTCTCACGGGAACGTCCTGGTGAGGCGACGGCAGTATCGGCTGGCCGACGACCCCTCGACAGCCCTCGACGTCGCACGTCGGATCGTCCTGTCCAAGGTGGCGAACTCACGAAGCGTGCTCCTCCGCGCGGCTCGGGACGCCGAGGGCGCGGCGAATCGCGTCGCGGAGCTTCAAGCCGCCGCCAACCGCCTGTCGGCCTCGGTTCACGAACTCCGCGGAGCGACGTCGCTCGACTCCATCCGCGGCCTCGAGGGAGAGGCGGCCACGCATTACTTCGGAGCCTTCAACGCCCTGCTCAGCAACGCCCCCGCGAGTGACACTTTTCGATTCACTCGGCGGAGCCGCCGCCCGCCGCTGGATCCGATCAACGCCCTGATCTCGTTTCTGTACACCCTGCTGCTTCACGACGCCCGATCCGCCTGCGAGGCCGTCGGCCTCGACCCCTGCGTGGGCTTCCTCCACGCCGACCGGCCGGGCAAGCCCAGCCTAGCTCTCGACTTGATGGAGGAACTCCGAGCGTACGTCGCCGATCGCCTCGCCTACTCCCTGATCAACCGACGTCAGGTCTCCGCCGACGGCTTCAAACTCCTCGATAACGGGGCGATCGAGATGACCGACGCGACGCGCAAGGCCGTCCTCGTCGCTTACCAGGAGCGCAAACGCGACCCACTGACGCACCCCTTTCTCGCCGAGAAGACCGTCGTCGGCATGCTCCCCCACCTCCAGGCTCTCCTCCTCGTCCGCTGGATCCGCGGCGACCTCGACGCCTACCCGCCTTTCCTCTGGAAAGGTTGA
- the cas2 gene encoding CRISPR-associated endonuclease Cas2 encodes MYVLVTYDVQTTSPDGKRRLRRLARACLDYGQRVQLSVFELKLDPALWASCRERLLSIIDPEHDSLRVYHLGSRWEGLVEHHGAKPGFDLEGPLIL; translated from the coding sequence ATGTACGTCCTCGTGACTTACGACGTTCAGACGACCTCGCCCGACGGCAAGCGACGACTGCGACGCCTGGCCCGAGCCTGCCTCGACTACGGCCAACGCGTACAGCTCTCCGTGTTCGAGCTCAAGCTCGACCCCGCCCTTTGGGCCAGTTGCCGCGAACGCCTCCTCTCCATCATCGACCCCGAGCATGACAGTCTTCGGGTCTATCATCTGGGCTCCCGCTGGGAAGGCCTGGTCGAGCACCACGGAGCCAAGCCCGGCTTCGATCTCGAAGGGCCCCTGATTCTCTGA
- a CDS encoding DUF1257 domain-containing protein encodes MSHVVTIATEVRDPAAVAAACRRLGLPEPTFGTARLYSGDVVGLLVRLPGWVYPVAAETTTGRIRFDDYGGAWGDQIQLDRLLQAYAVEKARIEARRRGHSVVEKTLADGSILLTVAVGGGD; translated from the coding sequence ATGAGTCACGTGGTGACGATCGCGACGGAGGTCCGCGACCCGGCCGCGGTCGCGGCGGCGTGTCGGCGGTTGGGGCTGCCCGAGCCGACGTTCGGCACGGCCAGGCTGTACTCGGGCGACGTGGTCGGGCTGCTGGTGAGGCTGCCCGGTTGGGTCTACCCGGTGGCGGCGGAGACGACCACGGGCCGCATCCGCTTCGACGATTACGGCGGGGCCTGGGGCGACCAAATCCAACTCGACCGGCTGCTGCAGGCCTACGCCGTGGAGAAGGCACGGATCGAGGCCCGCCGCCGCGGGCACTCGGTCGTCGAGAAGACGCTGGCCGACGGCTCGATCTTGCTGACCGTCGCGGTCGGGGGTGGGGATTGA
- a CDS encoding DUF2997 domain-containing protein yields the protein MSRVVEIIVGPKGETTVRTKGFAGSGCREASRFVEEALGRRTAETLTSDYHRDATIEAEQRQSR from the coding sequence TTGAGTCGAGTCGTCGAAATCATCGTCGGGCCCAAGGGCGAGACGACTGTGAGGACCAAGGGCTTCGCCGGCTCGGGGTGTCGCGAGGCGAGTCGATTCGTCGAGGAGGCCCTCGGACGGCGGACCGCCGAGACGCTCACCTCGGATTACCACCGCGACGCGACGATCGAGGCGGAACAGCGGCAGTCCCGCTGA
- a CDS encoding AAA family ATPase produces the protein MGLSEALVEYVRACFTGLWIRSFEHEDALAEIAAACRGHGWSLAAWDVDRGLRAFGGAGEPTPVDAGDPLAAIRALDAMAAPDGAGLLILLNFHRFLGSPEVVQALDSRICAGKQARTFVVVLSPVVQIPVELEKQFVVLEHDLPGRDQLEAIARSIAVEPGEIPEGDDWDRVLDAAAGFTRHEAEGAFSLSLVRHGRLAAEPLWEIKGGMLKKSGLLDLHRGGETFADLGGLEALKSFCSRALRAGRPEGVRPRGVLLLGPPGSGKSALARALGNETGRPTLSLDVGALMGSLVGATEANVRQVLRLVDAMSPCVLMIDEVEKALAGVESGGRSDGGVSTRLFGALLTWLADHESDAFVVCTANDVSRLPTEFSRAERFDAVYFLDLPSSREREAIWELHLGRFDLDRSQRRPRDADWTGAEIRSCCRLAALLDSPLVEAARHVVPVATSAGESIERLRSWAAGRCLAADRPGVYSRLGPADGPRRSVRRGDPSNN, from the coding sequence ATGGGTCTTTCGGAGGCCCTCGTGGAGTACGTGCGCGCCTGCTTCACGGGATTGTGGATTCGATCGTTCGAGCATGAGGACGCCCTGGCCGAGATCGCGGCCGCCTGCCGCGGGCACGGATGGTCGTTGGCCGCCTGGGACGTCGACCGCGGCTTGCGAGCCTTCGGCGGGGCGGGGGAGCCGACGCCCGTCGACGCGGGCGATCCGCTGGCGGCGATCCGGGCCCTGGACGCGATGGCCGCCCCCGACGGGGCGGGGCTGCTGATCCTGCTCAACTTCCATCGGTTCCTGGGCAGCCCTGAAGTCGTCCAGGCCCTGGACTCCCGGATCTGCGCGGGCAAGCAGGCCCGGACGTTCGTGGTCGTGTTGTCGCCGGTCGTGCAGATCCCCGTCGAGCTGGAGAAGCAGTTCGTCGTGCTGGAGCACGACCTTCCCGGCCGCGACCAACTCGAGGCGATCGCACGCTCGATCGCCGTTGAGCCGGGCGAGATCCCCGAGGGCGACGATTGGGATCGCGTGCTGGACGCCGCGGCCGGCTTCACCCGACACGAGGCCGAGGGGGCGTTCAGCCTGTCGCTCGTACGTCACGGTCGGCTGGCCGCGGAGCCGCTGTGGGAGATCAAGGGCGGCATGTTGAAGAAGTCGGGCCTGCTGGACCTGCACCGCGGCGGCGAGACGTTCGCCGACCTCGGCGGACTGGAGGCCCTCAAGTCGTTCTGCTCGAGGGCGCTGCGGGCAGGGCGGCCGGAGGGCGTCCGACCCCGCGGCGTCCTCCTGCTCGGGCCTCCGGGCTCTGGCAAGAGCGCGCTGGCCAGGGCCCTCGGCAACGAGACCGGCCGGCCGACGCTGTCCCTGGACGTCGGGGCGTTGATGGGCTCGCTCGTCGGCGCGACGGAGGCCAACGTCCGCCAGGTCTTGCGACTCGTCGACGCGATGTCGCCGTGCGTCCTGATGATCGACGAGGTCGAGAAGGCGCTCGCCGGCGTCGAGTCCGGCGGGCGGTCCGACGGCGGCGTCTCGACTCGTTTGTTCGGCGCGTTGTTGACCTGGCTGGCCGACCACGAGAGCGACGCCTTCGTGGTCTGCACCGCGAATGACGTCTCGCGCCTGCCGACGGAGTTCAGCCGCGCCGAGAGGTTCGACGCGGTCTACTTCCTCGACCTTCCCTCGTCACGCGAGCGGGAGGCGATCTGGGAGCTGCACCTCGGCCGTTTCGACCTCGATCGCTCGCAGCGGCGTCCTCGCGACGCCGATTGGACGGGGGCCGAGATCCGGTCCTGCTGCCGGCTGGCGGCCCTGTTGGACTCGCCGCTCGTCGAGGCGGCGCGGCACGTCGTGCCGGTCGCCACCTCGGCCGGCGAGTCGATCGAGCGGCTGCGGTCGTGGGCCGCCGGCCGCTGCCTGGCCGCCGATCGGCCCGGCGTCTACTCGCGTCTCGGCCCGGCCGACGGCCCTCGCCGGAGCGTCCGCCGCGGCGACCCGTCGAACAACTGA